Part of the Candidatus Saccharimonadales bacterium genome is shown below.
CCGCACCTGTTTGCGCTGGAGGAGTTTGGCATGAGTATCCACGCCACCCGCGGCCGGTATGAGGTTACGGTGAGACGAAAGGCTCCTCGGGAAGTTGTTCTGTACGAATCCGGCGACACCGTGACTGAAAATACCCTCATGGCAGCCGCTAAAACTGACGGTTGGACAGAAATACATATGGCGAGCGCTAATTATATGGTCCAAGACCTGTGCTTTTTTTTGCAGACACTGGGCGTAAAGATCGAGGGTATCGGTACGACAAAATTACGCGTCAAAGGTCTTTTGAATATCAACAAGAATATTACTTATCACCCCAGCGAAGACCCAATCGAATCGATGCTGTTTTTATCCGTCGGTATTACTACAAATTCGAGTCTGATTATCAATCGGTGCCCGATTGATTTTCTAGAACTCGAGCTACTTAAACTTAAAAAGATGGGTGCTCGGTTTGAACTAAGCCAGCGCTACAAAGCCGCCAACGGACAGACTGATTTGGTCGATATCAAACTGCTTAAAACCGAGGAGCTAAGGGCGCTGGACGAAAAGATTTACGGCCGGCCCTTTCCCGGCCTGAATATTGATAACCTGCCTTTTTTTGTGCCAATTGCCGCCAGAGCTAGGGGCAAGACCCTAATCCATGACTGGGTATATGAGAACCGGGCTATTTATTTCACCGAACTAAGCAAGCTCGGGGTTGAGATCGAGTTACTTGATCCGCACCGGGTAAACATCGTTGGCCCGACCAAATGGCGCTCGGCCGACGTTGTTTGTCCTCCCGCACTACGGCCAGCAGTGATCGTTTTGATTGGTATGCTCGCGGCCGAGGGAACCTCGACTTTAAGAAATATTTATTCAATTGCCCGGGGGTACGAAGACTTGGCTGAACGGCTTAATTCCCTCGGCGCCAAGATCGAGATCCTGCGCGATTTTTAGCCAACATCCAAACATTTAAACACCGTTTCAATCTAACTCCCGTAGGGGCATTCTATAGAATGCCCCTACGGAGGTCTTTGTTTCTAATATGACTTGTTGGTATTTACTATTAGTGATAGCGGCTTAGTATTATCGGCCGGTGCCTGGTGAGCAGTAGCGCCGATGCGACTAGCGTGATTCCGGCGACTGGATTAATTGTTGCCGGAGATCCGGTTTCGGCTAAGAATTCAGCGTTAAAACCACCTGTGCCGGTTAAATTGTCTACTTTCCAGTATTCATTACTATCGATGGTTATCAAGCTGACATCGGGGTGATCAGTCTGACGAAAATCAATGTTCGGACAACCGTAGTCTACTTCGGCCATACTAGCGGCATCGGGACAGATAGCCACCGTGTCGAAACCGGCCAGATGCGGCACGTATAACGTAAACGAGTCAGCCGTACCTGGGGCGGTTGAAAGATCATGAACAAATGACTTACCTAATACTAACGAGGTATCGCCCGTAACTTGATCCCAGTCATTATCTAACGGAAAGTCGACATCAATGTCGGCTAGAGGCAGGTCAGTGTCCAACAGGCGAATGGCGTCACTGTTACCGCGCGGTACCCCCGGCTGGCCGAGTTCGACGTTTTCCTTAGTGGAGACAATTTCCGTGTCGTGGTCGGCCTCAAGGTTAAGAATATGCTGCCAGAACCTATCCTGCCACTTGGTAATAAACGCGTTGCTCTCTGCGCCCGTCGTATGGATGTCCGACCCATCTGGATTAAAATTGACGCTAGTAGCAGCATAGTAGCCCCCTACGTAGATATCTCGATTTTCATCCGCAGCCACCGCTAAAGGACTGCTATCGTTATCTCCGCCCGGTAGAACCCGCGTGAATTCATAGTTTCCATCAAGATCATAACGTTGGATCACAACGTCCCAGAGGCCATTAGTAGCCGCACTGTAAATATCACTGCCACCTGTTGGGTCCAAATCAACGTTTTGACTACCCATTTCACCGACCACATACAGCGAGTCGTCATCGTAAAAAGCCGAGTTATCAGTCGCTACCTCAATTCCGGTGATGTCATCAAACGAACTACCGTCAAACACGTAGCTCCATTGGTAGTTTCCGTCATGGTCATACTTTGAAAAGTACATGTCATTGGTCCCGCTATCACTGGTGAACAAATCGGTCCCCGCCGTTGGGTCGAGATCAACATTTACACCATCATAAGAACCACCTACGAACAAATCGCCCGCTTCGCTGGCTGCAATCGGAGTGCCATAACCTGAGCCGAGTGCTTCAGTCATAAAAGTCCAGTCGTATATGCCGGTGGTTGACCAGCGGCTGATGAAGACCTCGCCCTCGACCGATGGATCGTGTAGATCCAAACCATCGGGGTTGAAGTTGACATCTGTCGAATCCTGCAGACTACCGGAAAGAAAAATATGCCCGTCAGCATACTCAACGTCGCTCGGCTCGTCTCCCGGTACAGAGGCACTGCCAAATGTTTTAGACCACTGATAAGTTCCGTCAGCCAACCATTTAGAGAAGAAGATATTAGCTGTAGCAAACACATTATTTACGCTGTGTAAATCAGTCCCGGCATCGGGATTAAAGTCGGTATTTGTACCGGCGTAACGGCCAGTCATATAGATGTTGTTGTCGTTATCGAGCACCAGGCCTTCAATGGCATCAATACCGTCACCGCCAAATGTTTTGGTCCATTGGTAGACACCATCTAAAGACCAGACCGACACGAAAGTATCGACTGAGTTCACCGCCGTATGGTCATCACTGCCGTCCGGGTTGAAGTTAACCGTTCCTGTGAATTGCCCG
Proteins encoded:
- a CDS encoding UDP-N-acetylglucosamine 1-carboxyvinyltransferase; the encoded protein is MTADSQKIGQLISEVRKQRGLTQTDFAKQLNTSQSAVNRIENGKQNLSMEMLGRISDVLNRELLRINQSGTINFKIEGGRPLSGEIVTKTSKNAAVALLAASLLNRGTTTLKKMPRIEEVNRLVEVLASIGVQMRWLSGNDLEIKPPAKLRLDKLDETSARKTRSVLLFLGPFMHLFGTFNLPYAGGCNLGKRTIQPHLFALEEFGMSIHATRGRYEVTVRRKAPREVVLYESGDTVTENTLMAAAKTDGWTEIHMASANYMVQDLCFFLQTLGVKIEGIGTTKLRVKGLLNINKNITYHPSEDPIESMLFLSVGITTNSSLIINRCPIDFLELELLKLKKMGARFELSQRYKAANGQTDLVDIKLLKTEELRALDEKIYGRPFPGLNIDNLPFFVPIAARARGKTLIHDWVYENRAIYFTELSKLGVEIELLDPHRVNIVGPTKWRSADVVCPPALRPAVIVLIGMLAAEGTSTLRNIYSIARGYEDLAERLNSLGAKIEILRDF